TATCTATTCCCAAAGCAATGAAAGGAGTACCTATTGCATTAGTCACAGCAGGCATATTGGCTATGGCCTTTATGGGATTTGCAGGAATTGTTTGATAAAAAATAATGATATCTGAATTTTCTGGATTTGATTTTCTATTCAAAAAGAAATGATGGATGATGCTTTTTGGATAACAATATGCTATTGTTCATAAAATCAATACATTAACATTATTTAACACTCTTTCCTGTTCGATATCAAAGAAATATTTTACTTTTGAGCTATTATTCCGTGTGCGCACACGGTGTGGGTTATAATATAAATCATAATTACATCAAACGCCTGAGAGATAGCAATGTTATTTGCTTAATAGTTTGATGCCAGTAGAAAATGTCGTACACTTATTATTATAAGAAATCGAATATGCTTCACGGTTCCCTGTTAAATATTATGGGAACAGGATTGGATGCATTGATGATAGGAAAAGAAGAGGTAGTATCATCTGTTTGGGATGCGATAGTTCTGGAAATAAAGCGATTGCATCATATGCTTAATCGGTTTGATACATCCAGTGAGATATCCTATATCAATAATAATGCATGTATCTATCCTGTAAAAGTAAGCGATGAGTTATGGCGTATTTTGCTTGATACGGGACGATATCATCAGCAAACCTTAGGATATTTTGATATCACATTATCTGATTATACCAGGCTTTACTTCGATAAAGAAAATCATTCGGTATTCTTTGACGGTTACAGAATATCTCTTGACCTGGGCGGATATGCCAAGGGATATGCATTAAAGAAAATACAGGAAATATTTCTTGATTCGGATATCCGGCAGGCTCTTGTCAATTTCGGAAATAGTTCCGTATTGGCTGTAGGAAGCCATCCACACGGCAAATCCTGGAATATCGGAGTTGAGCATCCGTTCCAACCGAAAGTTCAACTGAAAATATTTGAATTATCAGGTAATTCATTATCCACATCCGGAAATACTTCACAACACAAAAATCATATCATTGATCCTCATTCGGGAGTATTTATATCTGAGAAGAAAATGGTATCCGTAGTTAGTACAAACT
This genomic stretch from Bacteroidales bacterium harbors:
- a CDS encoding FAD:protein FMN transferase — translated: MSYTYYYKKSNMLHGSLLNIMGTGLDALMIGKEEVVSSVWDAIVLEIKRLHHMLNRFDTSSEISYINNNACIYPVKVSDELWRILLDTGRYHQQTLGYFDITLSDYTRLYFDKENHSVFFDGYRISLDLGGYAKGYALKKIQEIFLDSDIRQALVNFGNSSVLAVGSHPHGKSWNIGVEHPFQPKVQLKIFELSGNSLSTSGNTSQHKNHIIDPHSGVFISEKKMVSVVSTNCIDAEVLTTALMVADSESVGKIQANFPGAASYTFNLQ